From Rudanella lutea DSM 19387, a single genomic window includes:
- a CDS encoding acetoacetate decarboxylase family protein, with amino-acid sequence MTTSAQIAPPPWTLHGEGIVMVAHFPESFVRKHGFLNQAQQSGYRGYAGLVMLVDYRTSGVGPYRELLFIPGLFRLNGQTVFSISKIYVSTYDSVWNGIQNWGIPKELADFELITRPDGTRYFAVSQQGKPIFSAEVKPWGPRLPVTTRLLPPFRIMQQRDGQVWLLTQPEATGRARLGSLKGVAVSPAYFPDIRQGRMLSTVVVDDFTMTFPVPQVMPV; translated from the coding sequence ATGACAACGTCTGCTCAAATAGCCCCTCCTCCCTGGACCCTGCACGGTGAGGGTATCGTAATGGTTGCCCATTTCCCGGAATCGTTTGTCCGAAAACACGGGTTTCTGAATCAGGCCCAACAAAGTGGGTACCGGGGATACGCGGGGCTGGTGATGCTGGTCGACTACCGAACATCGGGCGTGGGACCGTACCGCGAGCTGCTCTTTATTCCCGGTTTGTTTCGTCTGAACGGGCAAACGGTATTTTCGATCTCTAAAATCTACGTTTCCACCTACGACAGCGTCTGGAACGGTATCCAGAATTGGGGAATTCCGAAAGAATTGGCCGATTTTGAGCTGATTACCCGGCCCGACGGCACCCGGTATTTTGCCGTAAGTCAGCAGGGCAAACCGATCTTTTCGGCCGAGGTAAAGCCGTGGGGACCGCGCTTACCCGTTACCACCCGGCTGTTGCCCCCGTTTCGGATTATGCAGCAACGCGACGGGCAAGTCTGGTTGCTTACCCAGCCCGAGGCTACCGGCCGCGCCCGGTTGGGGTCGCTCAAAGGGGTAGCGGTGAGCCCGGCGTATTTCCCCGATATCAGGCAGGGGCGGATGCTGAGTACCGTTGTGGTCGATGATTTTACCATGACGTTTCCGGTGCCCCAAGTCATGCCGGTATAG
- a CDS encoding serine hydrolase: protein MKKAILLSLFLLGGFGTAWAQKTAILERDLRALLGAFRGDVGLYVRNLRTGETVAINADTLFPTASTIKIPIQCGLFDKIHRGELKYSAELVYKDSLHYDDGIVGQLKDGARLPLSQVVMLMETTSDNTASLWCQAMAGGGAAINAWLDANGFAQTRVNSRTPGRAAFQKQYGWGQTTPRELAELLAYIRAGRAVSPDASDRMYRNLCRQYWDGDGLSQVPPEVKVASKNGAVNRSRSEVVLVHAPHGEYVYCLMTKNAQDESWERTNEGFALLRAVGARLWKHFEPKSNWKPVAGYEKWW from the coding sequence ATGAAAAAAGCCATTTTACTCAGCCTGTTCTTATTGGGGGGCTTCGGTACGGCATGGGCTCAGAAAACGGCCATCCTCGAGCGCGACCTGCGTGCCCTGCTGGGCGCGTTTCGGGGCGATGTGGGCCTGTATGTCCGCAACCTGCGTACGGGCGAAACTGTCGCCATCAATGCCGATACCTTGTTCCCAACGGCCAGTACGATCAAGATTCCGATCCAGTGCGGTTTGTTCGATAAAATTCACCGGGGTGAACTCAAATACAGTGCGGAACTGGTGTACAAAGACTCGCTGCATTATGACGATGGTATTGTGGGTCAACTCAAAGACGGGGCTCGGTTACCGCTCTCGCAGGTGGTGATGCTCATGGAAACCACCTCCGACAATACGGCCAGCCTGTGGTGCCAGGCCATGGCTGGGGGCGGGGCGGCCATCAACGCCTGGCTCGATGCCAACGGCTTTGCCCAGACCCGTGTCAACTCGCGGACACCCGGCCGGGCCGCTTTCCAGAAACAGTACGGTTGGGGCCAGACCACCCCGCGCGAACTGGCCGAGTTGCTGGCGTACATCCGGGCGGGGCGGGCCGTATCGCCCGATGCCAGCGACCGTATGTACCGCAACCTGTGCCGGCAATACTGGGATGGCGACGGGCTTTCGCAGGTACCGCCGGAGGTGAAAGTAGCGAGTAAAAACGGGGCCGTCAACCGGTCGCGGTCGGAGGTGGTGCTGGTGCACGCGCCCCACGGCGAATACGTGTACTGCCTGATGACCAAAAATGCGCAGGACGAAAGTTGGGAGCGTACCAATGAAGGCTTTGCGCTTTTACGTGCCGTGGGGGCGCGGCTCTGGAAACATTTCGAGCCGAAGTCGAACTGGAAACCCGTGGCCGGTTATGAAAAGTGGTGGTGA
- a CDS encoding SdiA-regulated domain-containing protein, translated as MPASSHALLRCTFLTLFIGSLLLACGPQKKKTDSAETSSLPNEAVPYDLANPTERYALPKALREVSGLSYYKPGKLAMIQDELAVVFIYDLKRKSVTDEHVFGGKGDYEGVEFVDGTLYMLRSDGELYHFKPTDGVKILGGGVDIHHIKIELAGKNDVEGLGYDPKLNALLLATKDPSAKVQPGGGNDKPIYFYDLKRATLWRGPVLRQAVLADMAGDKPTEPVKPSGIAVHPKTGDYYVLAANGHRMVVMDRNGKLRSSAALDPELMPQPEGICFAPDGTLYIASEGKKGVLLQFANR; from the coding sequence TTGCCCGCTTCTTCCCACGCCTTGTTGCGATGCACCTTTCTCACGCTGTTCATCGGCAGTCTCCTGTTGGCCTGCGGACCTCAGAAAAAAAAGACTGATTCGGCCGAAACCTCGTCGTTACCCAACGAGGCCGTTCCGTACGATCTGGCCAACCCAACCGAACGCTACGCACTGCCCAAAGCGCTACGCGAGGTGTCGGGGCTGAGTTATTACAAGCCGGGTAAGCTGGCAATGATTCAGGACGAGCTGGCGGTAGTTTTTATCTATGATCTCAAGCGCAAATCCGTCACCGACGAGCACGTGTTTGGCGGCAAGGGAGATTACGAAGGGGTTGAGTTTGTGGATGGCACTCTGTATATGCTCCGCTCCGATGGCGAACTCTACCACTTTAAGCCGACCGATGGCGTGAAAATTCTGGGCGGTGGCGTCGATATTCACCATATCAAAATCGAGTTAGCCGGTAAAAATGATGTGGAAGGACTCGGGTACGACCCTAAACTGAATGCCTTACTGCTGGCAACCAAAGACCCATCAGCCAAGGTGCAGCCGGGGGGAGGCAACGACAAACCCATTTATTTCTACGACCTCAAACGGGCCACCCTCTGGCGCGGCCCCGTGCTGCGGCAAGCCGTATTGGCCGATATGGCCGGCGATAAGCCCACCGAGCCGGTGAAGCCGTCGGGCATTGCCGTGCACCCCAAAACCGGTGACTATTACGTTTTGGCGGCCAACGGGCACCGGATGGTAGTGATGGACCGCAACGGTAAACTGCGCTCATCGGCCGCCCTCGATCCGGAGCTCATGCCTCAGCCCGAAGGCATCTGTTTCGCACCCGATGGCACGCTGTACATAGCGAGCGAAGGCAAAAAAGGCGTACTGCTTCAATTTGCCAATCGCTAA
- a CDS encoding GNAT family N-acetyltransferase encodes MQPTASVSIRPATLDDCPVVYRFLCDLEETTLDPVAFQAVFGRNLANPSVWYRVAESGAEVVGFVSCHTQWLLHHTGQVAEIQELYVRPDYRNRRIGHQLVADVAQIARQEGFINLEVTTNARRTDTIRFYEQAGFRASHRKLVMELAQGDQ; translated from the coding sequence ATGCAACCAACCGCATCGGTCAGTATCCGGCCTGCCACCCTCGACGACTGCCCGGTCGTGTACCGGTTCCTTTGTGATCTGGAAGAGACAACCCTCGACCCGGTGGCGTTTCAGGCCGTTTTTGGGCGTAACCTGGCCAACCCGTCGGTTTGGTACCGGGTTGCCGAATCGGGAGCCGAGGTGGTCGGGTTTGTGAGTTGCCACACGCAATGGCTGTTGCACCATACTGGGCAGGTGGCCGAAATTCAGGAGCTGTACGTTCGGCCCGACTACCGAAACCGGCGGATTGGGCATCAGTTAGTAGCCGATGTGGCCCAGATAGCCCGGCAGGAAGGGTTCATTAATCTGGAAGTGACCACCAATGCCCGCCGGACCGATACAATCCGGTTTTACGAACAAGCGGGCTTTCGGGCCTCCCACCGAAAACTGGTGATGGAGCTGGCACAGGGCGACCAATAG
- a CDS encoding glutaminase family protein, which produces MNTLSGVAQPATDRTRTSSTLAFNPPATPLITIDPYTSIWSFGSKLNADPTRHWTGRAHQLNGLIRVDGRVFRFMGKPTFPGDTLVPSALQQPYEARYTTKHPADNWASPDFDDSLWSAGAGTFGSRDTDRTHWTSSDIWVRRVVDLPSIPDGNLLVSAIYNDNYELFINGQRIAGIGGVSPNYEVTATQRRIREVLRPGLNLIAFHSQNFSGPGFVDLGLLSERELNMDVAEQTGQQMTATQSTFTFAAGGVELTVRFTAPLLMDNLDVLSRPVQYITYTVRATDGKAHSVQLYSDASTDIAVDSPDQPVVWRRGRTAQNGPTLNWMRVGSAAQNVLGRKGDNVRIDWGHLYVAAEANGQTSNRIGSLAGALNQFEREGRVSDTPEEGRPTIALNNPTVLALAFDLGTVTAKAEERHWLLAYDDLKSVEYFGQPLRAWWRRYSKDADEPEAAIERALQAAEADYRQLRNQCDKFDAQLYADARQAGGRSYAQLCVLAYRQAIAAHKLVARADGTPLFFSKENFSNGSIGTVDVTYPSAPLFLLYNPILLKGMMEPIFEYSESGRWTKPFAAHDVGTYPLANGQTYGEDMPVEECGNMLILTAALAAVDGNPNYARKHWQVLTTWVHYLKEHGFDPENQLCTDDFAGHLARNANLSVKAILGIASYGYLAGQLGEPQVEKEYLALARELARKWMVLADKGDHYALTFNPNGGNTWSQKYNLVWDKLLKLDRSGESIFPKEVAQREVSYYLLKQMPFGLPLDSRRTYTKSDWIIWTATLADRPTQFDTLIEPVLRFANESPDRIPLSDWHETTDGRHVGFRARSVVGGYFIKMLEKKLK; this is translated from the coding sequence ATGAATACGCTTTCTGGTGTGGCACAACCGGCAACCGACCGCACCCGTACCTCCTCGACGTTAGCCTTCAATCCGCCAGCCACCCCGCTGATCACGATTGATCCGTACACCAGCATCTGGTCGTTTGGTTCCAAACTCAACGCCGACCCAACCCGGCACTGGACCGGCCGGGCCCATCAGCTCAACGGCCTGATTCGGGTCGATGGGCGGGTGTTTCGGTTTATGGGGAAGCCTACGTTTCCGGGCGATACGCTGGTTCCCTCGGCCTTGCAGCAACCGTACGAAGCCCGGTACACCACAAAACACCCCGCCGACAATTGGGCCTCGCCCGATTTCGACGACAGCCTGTGGTCGGCCGGAGCGGGCACGTTTGGCAGCCGCGATACCGACCGCACCCACTGGACCTCGTCGGATATTTGGGTACGTCGGGTCGTTGACCTGCCCTCCATTCCCGACGGTAATCTGCTGGTGAGTGCCATCTACAACGACAACTACGAACTGTTTATCAACGGGCAGCGCATCGCCGGGATCGGTGGGGTGTCGCCTAACTACGAGGTTACGGCCACCCAACGCCGGATTCGGGAGGTGCTGCGGCCCGGCCTGAACCTGATTGCGTTTCACAGCCAGAATTTCAGTGGCCCCGGCTTTGTGGATCTGGGCCTGCTCTCGGAGCGGGAACTAAACATGGATGTGGCCGAGCAAACGGGTCAGCAGATGACCGCTACGCAGTCGACGTTTACGTTTGCGGCCGGGGGCGTAGAGCTGACAGTCCGGTTTACGGCTCCTTTGCTGATGGACAACCTCGACGTGCTATCGCGGCCGGTGCAGTACATTACGTACACCGTGCGGGCCACCGATGGCAAGGCGCATTCGGTACAGCTTTACAGCGATGCCTCCACCGATATTGCCGTCGACTCACCCGATCAACCGGTGGTCTGGCGTCGGGGCCGCACCGCCCAAAATGGCCCTACGCTCAACTGGATGCGGGTAGGTTCGGCCGCGCAAAACGTACTGGGCCGCAAAGGCGATAATGTCCGCATCGACTGGGGACATCTGTACGTAGCCGCCGAGGCTAACGGCCAAACCAGCAACCGGATTGGCTCGCTGGCAGGGGCACTGAACCAATTTGAACGCGAAGGCCGGGTGAGCGATACGCCCGAAGAAGGCCGCCCGACTATTGCCCTCAACAACCCCACGGTGCTCGCGCTGGCGTTTGATCTGGGCACGGTGACGGCCAAGGCCGAAGAGCGGCACTGGCTATTGGCCTACGACGACCTAAAGTCTGTCGAATATTTTGGGCAACCCTTGCGAGCGTGGTGGCGTCGGTACAGCAAAGACGCCGACGAACCCGAAGCGGCCATTGAGCGGGCGTTGCAGGCTGCCGAAGCCGATTACCGGCAGCTACGGAACCAATGCGACAAATTCGACGCCCAACTCTATGCCGACGCCCGGCAGGCAGGTGGCCGCTCGTACGCCCAACTATGCGTGCTGGCTTATCGGCAGGCTATTGCCGCGCACAAACTCGTCGCCCGCGCCGATGGTACGCCCTTGTTTTTTTCCAAAGAGAATTTCTCCAACGGTTCCATCGGCACCGTCGATGTGACCTACCCCTCGGCCCCGCTCTTTCTGCTCTACAACCCTATCCTGCTGAAGGGTATGATGGAGCCTATTTTTGAATACTCCGAAAGCGGCCGCTGGACCAAACCCTTTGCCGCCCACGATGTAGGCACCTATCCGCTGGCCAATGGGCAAACCTACGGCGAGGATATGCCCGTGGAAGAATGCGGTAATATGCTTATTCTGACGGCGGCACTCGCGGCCGTTGACGGCAACCCCAATTACGCCCGCAAACACTGGCAAGTACTCACCACCTGGGTTCACTACCTGAAGGAGCACGGGTTTGACCCCGAAAATCAGCTTTGTACCGACGACTTTGCCGGCCACCTCGCCCGCAATGCTAACCTCTCGGTAAAGGCGATTCTAGGCATTGCCAGCTACGGGTACCTGGCCGGGCAGCTGGGTGAGCCGCAAGTTGAAAAAGAGTATCTGGCCCTGGCCCGCGAGCTGGCCCGTAAATGGATGGTGCTGGCCGATAAAGGCGACCATTACGCGCTGACCTTTAACCCCAACGGGGGCAACACCTGGAGCCAGAAGTACAATCTGGTCTGGGATAAACTCTTGAAGCTGGACCGTTCGGGCGAGTCAATCTTCCCGAAAGAGGTAGCCCAGCGCGAGGTTTCGTACTACCTGCTCAAACAAATGCCGTTTGGCTTGCCGCTCGACAGCCGCCGGACCTATACCAAATCGGACTGGATTATCTGGACGGCTACCCTCGCCGATCGGCCTACTCAGTTTGATACCCTGATTGAGCCCGTACTGCGCTTTGCCAATGAAAGCCCCGACCGGATTCCCCTTTCCGACTGGCACGAAACCACCGACGGACGACACGTTGGCTTCCGGGCTCGCTCAGTTGTGGGTGGCTATTTCATCAAGATGCTGGAGAAAAAGCTGAAGTAA
- a CDS encoding DUF2237 family protein, protein MPKNVLGGPLTCCCTNPMTGFYRDGFCRTDEYDQGRHVVCAIMTEPFLQFTRSRGNDLSTPRPEYQFPGLKPGDRWCLCALRWREAYEAGVAPPVLLACTHERALQYIELDALMSIAFEE, encoded by the coding sequence ATGCCTAAAAATGTACTCGGTGGCCCTTTGACCTGTTGCTGCACTAATCCCATGACGGGTTTCTACCGGGATGGTTTTTGCCGTACCGACGAATACGATCAGGGTCGGCATGTGGTCTGTGCGATCATGACCGAACCGTTCCTGCAATTCACCCGCTCGCGCGGCAACGACCTTTCAACTCCTCGGCCTGAGTACCAGTTTCCCGGCCTCAAACCCGGCGACCGTTGGTGCTTGTGTGCCCTGCGCTGGCGTGAAGCCTACGAGGCAGGCGTGGCTCCGCCTGTGTTACTGGCCTGCACGCATGAGCGGGCTCTGCAATACATCGAGCTGGATGCGCTGATGTCTATTGCCTTTGAAGAGTAA
- a CDS encoding RNA polymerase sigma factor, producing MLFRKRSFSDDDLLSIVEACRLQDPQAQRVLFKKFFSYAKSICLRYSATTEEAEEVLNEGFLKVFQHLHQYDTSLPFKAWLRTIMVNTAISNYRRYHKHQANLALEDVPEAPFDDQIVDRITADEILAIVQQLPSAWRTVFNLHVVDGYSLREIAEMLDANEATIRSHFLRGRQRLQQLIKQHYPQITSSNLGYYETR from the coding sequence TTGCTGTTCAGGAAGCGATCTTTCTCGGACGACGATTTGCTGAGCATCGTCGAAGCCTGCCGCTTACAGGATCCTCAGGCGCAACGGGTGTTGTTCAAGAAATTTTTCAGCTACGCCAAAAGCATTTGCCTCCGGTATTCGGCAACTACCGAAGAAGCCGAAGAGGTGCTCAACGAAGGGTTTCTGAAAGTATTTCAGCATCTACACCAGTACGACACGAGCCTGCCCTTTAAGGCCTGGTTACGGACCATCATGGTCAATACGGCCATTAGCAATTACAGACGGTATCACAAACATCAGGCCAATCTGGCGCTGGAAGACGTACCCGAAGCTCCTTTCGATGATCAAATCGTGGATCGGATTACGGCTGACGAAATTCTGGCCATTGTTCAACAGCTACCCTCTGCCTGGCGTACCGTATTCAACCTGCATGTGGTAGATGGCTACAGCCTCCGCGAAATCGCCGAAATGCTCGACGCCAACGAGGCTACCATTCGGTCGCACTTCCTGCGGGGGCGTCAACGGCTCCAACAACTCATTAAACAGCACTATCCACAAATAACTTCATCTAATCTTGGCTACTATGAAACCCGATAA
- a CDS encoding ubiquinol-cytochrome c reductase iron-sulfur subunit, which yields MNRFQFLKHLGLSGAALLTALAACQTGEVAPVGPVDFEVDLNDPDSLPLARVGGFIVRNGVVVAHTSANTFVAVTHTCSHEGREQVTWRNGEFYCTAHGARFDTGGKGLNKEGQRGLTVYSIEQKGNLLRIHS from the coding sequence ATGAACCGATTCCAGTTTTTAAAACATCTGGGGCTTTCCGGAGCCGCCCTGCTGACAGCGCTCGCAGCCTGCCAAACCGGCGAAGTTGCCCCGGTCGGACCCGTTGATTTTGAGGTTGATCTGAACGATCCGGACAGCCTGCCCCTCGCGCGCGTTGGCGGATTCATTGTTCGTAATGGCGTGGTCGTAGCGCATACATCAGCCAATACGTTTGTGGCTGTCACGCATACGTGTAGCCACGAAGGGCGCGAGCAGGTCACCTGGCGAAACGGCGAATTTTACTGCACCGCGCACGGCGCCCGCTTCGATACGGGCGGCAAAGGCTTGAATAAAGAAGGGCAACGCGGCCTGACCGTGTATTCGATTGAGCAGAAAGGCAACTTACTGCGTATTCATTCGTAA
- a CDS encoding MerC domain-containing protein, with product MKSSLTSHRADYVGITGSVLCLIHCLITPVLLVTSSLLKNDVVRTSYLSLDYIFIGVNIVAVFFATRHAPVGVRRALWGFLGLFAVCIILEDVSELFEYAAYVASLGLVGSHLYNIWNCRTQHSH from the coding sequence ATGAAAAGCAGTCTTACCTCCCATAGAGCCGATTACGTTGGTATCACCGGTTCGGTGCTCTGCCTCATTCATTGCCTGATTACCCCGGTCTTGCTCGTTACGTCGTCATTACTAAAGAACGATGTTGTTCGAACGAGCTACCTGAGCTTAGATTACATCTTTATCGGCGTCAATATTGTGGCGGTTTTCTTTGCTACCCGGCACGCACCCGTTGGGGTACGCCGGGCCCTGTGGGGCTTTTTAGGCCTGTTTGCCGTTTGTATCATTCTGGAAGATGTGAGTGAGTTGTTCGAATACGCAGCGTACGTAGCTTCACTGGGTTTGGTGGGCTCGCACCTTTACAATATCTGGAACTGTCGCACCCAGCACAGTCACTAA
- a CDS encoding geranylgeranylglycerol-phosphate geranylgeranyltransferase, which translates to MTRRLPFWAFLLGFVRLIRVRNLLIIVLTQYLARLCIIAPTGAPLREALLDPVILLLCFSTVCIAAAGYIINDYFDIKIDIINKPERVVIGRYLKRRVAMGAHQLLNLAGCAVGLYVDKWVFVVNVLSATLLWFYSAQFKRQPFIGNLIVSFLTALSLLVLAVYYRQNVDLLLIYASFAFVITLVREIIKDMEDVRGDARFGCRTLPIVWGIRRTKAFLYVLIASFIATLFIVAGDLKNPNLNVIFFVMLVPITGLVYRLVRADTKRDFAFLSQLCKAIMLMGVSSMIWV; encoded by the coding sequence ATGACCCGTCGTCTGCCATTTTGGGCGTTTTTGCTGGGGTTCGTGCGCCTGATCCGCGTCCGAAACCTGCTGATTATCGTGCTGACCCAGTATCTGGCCCGCCTGTGCATCATTGCCCCCACCGGGGCCCCATTGCGGGAGGCTCTGCTCGATCCGGTCATTCTGCTGCTTTGTTTCTCCACGGTTTGCATTGCCGCAGCAGGTTACATTATCAATGACTATTTCGACATCAAGATCGACATCATCAACAAGCCGGAGCGCGTAGTAATCGGGCGTTACCTGAAGCGACGGGTAGCCATGGGGGCGCACCAACTGCTCAATCTGGCGGGATGCGCTGTAGGTCTGTACGTTGACAAATGGGTGTTTGTGGTCAACGTATTATCAGCTACGTTGCTCTGGTTTTACTCGGCTCAGTTTAAGCGGCAACCGTTTATTGGTAACCTGATCGTATCGTTTCTGACGGCCCTGTCGTTGCTGGTGCTGGCGGTTTATTACCGGCAAAACGTAGATCTGTTGCTCATTTATGCGTCGTTTGCGTTTGTGATTACGCTCGTGCGGGAAATCATCAAAGACATGGAAGATGTGCGGGGCGATGCTCGTTTTGGTTGCCGAACCTTGCCTATTGTTTGGGGCATCCGCCGAACCAAAGCGTTTTTGTACGTACTCATTGCCAGTTTTATCGCTACCCTGTTCATTGTAGCCGGTGACCTGAAAAACCCCAACCTGAACGTTATCTTTTTCGTCATGCTGGTGCCCATTACGGGACTGGTGTACCGGCTGGTCCGGGCTGATACCAAACGCGACTTTGCGTTTCTGAGCCAGCTCTGCAAGGCTATCATGCTTATGGGCGTGAGCAGTATGATCTGGGTTTGA
- the bshA gene encoding N-acetyl-alpha-D-glucosaminyl L-malate synthase BshA, whose product MKIGIVCYPTFGGSGVVATELGKALAQNGHQIHFITYQQPPRLDFFNENVFYHEVNIPSYPLFQFPPYETALASEMVNVVLNENVDLLHVHYAIPHASAAYMAKMILRSQGRHVPVVTTLHGTDITLVGKDASYEPVVTFSINESDGVTAVSENLRQDTYAHFNITREVEVIPNFIDLTRFKRQNKDHFKTAICPNGEKLVVHTSNFRRVKRIDDAVMTFYHLRQQIPVKLLLAGDGPERTRIQQLCRELGISDDVRFLGKLDAVEEILSVADLFLMPSENESFGLAALEALACEVPLITSNAGGLPELNIGGVTGFLSPVGDVADMVKNALYVLDDENLPRFKENALARAREFELSKILPLYEQHYERVLTTSSGQLTTNN is encoded by the coding sequence ATGAAAATAGGTATAGTCTGTTATCCCACGTTTGGGGGCAGTGGCGTTGTCGCCACTGAATTAGGTAAAGCGCTGGCCCAGAATGGCCACCAGATTCACTTCATTACCTACCAGCAACCCCCCAGGCTGGATTTTTTCAACGAGAACGTTTTCTACCACGAGGTCAATATTCCCTCGTACCCACTGTTTCAGTTTCCACCCTACGAAACGGCTTTGGCCAGCGAAATGGTCAATGTGGTGCTGAACGAGAACGTCGATCTGCTGCACGTACACTACGCCATTCCGCACGCATCGGCGGCCTACATGGCGAAAATGATTCTGCGGTCGCAGGGGCGGCATGTGCCCGTTGTGACTACCCTGCACGGTACCGACATTACGCTGGTGGGCAAAGATGCCTCCTACGAACCGGTCGTAACGTTTAGTATCAACGAATCGGACGGGGTCACGGCGGTTTCCGAAAATCTGCGGCAAGACACCTACGCCCACTTCAACATCACCCGCGAGGTGGAGGTAATTCCGAACTTCATTGACCTGACCCGGTTTAAACGGCAGAACAAAGACCATTTCAAAACGGCCATTTGCCCCAACGGCGAGAAGCTGGTGGTGCACACCTCCAACTTTCGGCGGGTGAAACGTATCGACGATGCCGTGATGACGTTTTACCACCTCCGTCAGCAGATTCCGGTGAAGCTACTCCTGGCCGGCGACGGCCCCGAGCGGACTCGTATTCAGCAACTGTGTCGCGAACTCGGTATCAGCGACGATGTCCGGTTTTTGGGTAAACTCGATGCCGTCGAGGAGATCTTGTCGGTGGCCGATTTGTTTCTGATGCCTTCCGAAAACGAAAGCTTCGGGTTGGCGGCTCTCGAAGCACTGGCCTGCGAGGTGCCCCTGATCACGTCGAACGCGGGGGGTCTGCCGGAGCTGAACATTGGGGGAGTTACGGGTTTTCTGAGCCCCGTAGGCGACGTAGCCGACATGGTCAAAAACGCCCTGTACGTACTTGATGACGAGAATCTGCCCCGTTTCAAGGAAAATGCTCTGGCCCGCGCCCGCGAATTCGAACTGTCGAAAATTCTGCCTTTGTATGAGCAACATTACGAGCGCGTTTTAACAACCAGCAGTGGACAATTGACAACGAACAACTGA
- a CDS encoding NAD(P)/FAD-dependent oxidoreductase: MNPNIPQTGQTRIVIVGAGFGGLRLARMLADRREFQVVLVNRTNYHEFQPLYYQVATAGLEANSILFPLRAVFGGCKNVHIRVTTVTQIRPADKEIDTELGPIAYDYLVMATGADTNFFGQQNIIEKALPMKSVSEAIALRNRILQNFEDALSVETDDERDGLMDVVVVGGGPTGVELCGTLAEMKRTVLPSDYPELDFEMMQIFLIESGGELLGPMSENSHKKSEEYLRELGVDVRLNTRVKDFDGRTVYMNDGTSLRTNNLIWAAGVKATPLAGLPPEVMGRGGRVLVNRYSQVEGFTDIFALGDVALMAEGEAWPNGHPQIAQPAIQQGKHLGKNLMRLAKNKPLEPFTYKDLGTMATIGRGLAVVDLPFLKFSGVLAWLTWLMVHLMAIVGVKNRLLILINWMWNYLTYDNSLRLIIRQKLPAGNFSNMQERVADTLVVNKQS, encoded by the coding sequence ATGAATCCAAACATACCTCAAACCGGACAGACGCGCATCGTGATCGTTGGCGCGGGTTTTGGTGGGCTCCGACTGGCCCGGATGCTGGCTGATCGGCGCGAATTTCAGGTGGTGCTGGTCAACCGGACCAACTACCACGAATTTCAACCGCTGTACTATCAGGTAGCTACCGCCGGTCTCGAAGCCAACTCCATTCTGTTTCCGCTGCGGGCCGTGTTTGGGGGTTGTAAAAACGTGCATATCCGGGTCACAACGGTCACGCAGATTCGCCCGGCCGACAAAGAAATCGACACCGAGTTGGGGCCCATTGCCTACGATTATCTGGTCATGGCAACCGGTGCCGACACCAATTTTTTTGGGCAGCAGAACATCATTGAGAAAGCGCTCCCGATGAAGTCGGTGTCTGAAGCAATTGCCCTCCGCAACCGGATTCTGCAAAACTTTGAAGATGCACTGAGCGTCGAAACCGACGATGAGCGCGATGGACTCATGGACGTAGTGGTAGTAGGCGGTGGCCCCACGGGGGTGGAACTTTGCGGCACTCTGGCCGAAATGAAACGCACGGTACTACCCAGCGACTACCCCGAGCTTGATTTTGAGATGATGCAGATTTTCCTCATCGAATCGGGTGGGGAGCTACTGGGGCCCATGTCGGAGAACTCACACAAAAAGTCAGAAGAGTACCTGCGCGAGCTGGGCGTGGATGTCCGCCTGAATACCCGTGTGAAGGACTTCGACGGCCGCACGGTGTATATGAACGACGGCACCAGTCTGCGGACTAACAACCTGATTTGGGCTGCGGGCGTGAAAGCAACACCCTTAGCGGGTTTGCCGCCCGAAGTGATGGGGCGCGGGGGCCGGGTACTGGTAAACCGGTACAGTCAGGTCGAAGGCTTCACGGATATTTTTGCGCTGGGCGATGTCGCGCTGATGGCCGAGGGCGAAGCCTGGCCCAACGGACACCCACAAATAGCCCAGCCGGCTATTCAGCAGGGTAAACATTTGGGCAAAAACCTGATGCGGCTCGCCAAAAACAAACCCCTCGAACCCTTCACGTACAAAGACCTCGGCACGATGGCGACCATCGGACGCGGATTAGCGGTTGTCGATTTGCCCTTCCTGAAATTTAGCGGTGTTCTGGCCTGGCTTACCTGGCTCATGGTTCACCTGATGGCCATTGTGGGGGTAAAAAACCGGCTCCTGATCCTGATCAACTGGATGTGGAACTACCTCACCTACGATAACTCGCTCCGGCTCATCATCCGGCAAAAACTACCGGCCGGAAATTTTTCCAATATGCAAGAGAGGGTAGCCGACACCTTGGTTGTCAACAAGCAGAGTTAA